In one Microbacterium invictum genomic region, the following are encoded:
- a CDS encoding helix-turn-helix domain-containing protein: MERLNRAMALVEQQLEGEVDVRRASQIALMSEHHFRRMFSALAGMSLSEYLRRRRMTIAAASVVSGAEALQDVAVRIGYGSADAFS; this comes from the coding sequence ATGGAGCGACTCAATAGGGCGATGGCGCTGGTTGAGCAGCAGCTGGAAGGCGAGGTCGACGTGCGTCGCGCGAGTCAGATCGCGTTGATGTCTGAGCATCACTTCCGCAGGATGTTCTCGGCCTTGGCGGGGATGTCGCTATCGGAGTACCTGCGCCGCCGTCGGATGACGATTGCCGCGGCGTCGGTCGTGTCGGGCGCCGAGGCGCTCCAGGACGTGGCTGTCCGAATTGGGTACGGGTCCGCCGATGCGTTCTCGTGA
- a CDS encoding RNA polymerase sigma factor: protein MGDHGHRRHGVDLLRYLARRAAQEDVPDLLNDTLSVVWERRADLPRTSIDARMWAFGVARNTLRKHRRNHSKRTRLTEALRSVIRSGGHTSPHPPDPADAAEGSERHADVRAALETLRDSDRELITLVHWDDFTLAQAAALIGMNPSTARTRYARAKERLSAQLEHHRPHSPPHPKPFLGDAQAQP, encoded by the coding sequence ATGGGCGACCACGGTCATCGAAGACATGGGGTTGATCTTCTCCGCTACCTCGCGCGCCGCGCCGCCCAAGAGGACGTTCCCGACCTGCTCAACGACACCCTCAGCGTCGTATGGGAGCGACGGGCCGACCTCCCGAGAACCTCGATCGACGCACGAATGTGGGCTTTCGGAGTCGCACGCAACACGCTCCGAAAACACAGACGCAACCACTCCAAGCGCACCCGGCTGACCGAAGCACTGCGTTCAGTCATCCGATCCGGCGGCCACACCAGCCCTCACCCACCCGACCCGGCGGATGCCGCAGAAGGGAGCGAGAGACACGCTGACGTCCGAGCAGCGCTCGAAACCCTTCGGGATAGCGATCGCGAGCTGATCACCCTCGTGCACTGGGACGACTTCACACTCGCGCAAGCCGCCGCTCTCATCGGCATGAACCCCTCCACCGCACGGACGAGATACGCACGCGCAAAAGAGCGCCTCTCCGCGCAGCTAGAGCACCACAGACCCCACTCCCCACCCCACCCCAAGCCCTTTCTTGGCGATGCCCAAGCCCAACCCTGA
- a CDS encoding DNA alkylation repair protein: MGAERDTLVAALKAASSEVEAEKIRARMTDAATKVIGVRMGTVFDLARQYMSVPLTEVDGLLASGVYELKMVGVSILDFKARAKGADRAGLFDAWMRNLEYIDTWDYIDRAAPRVIGWYLLDRPRDVLFALARSENRWHRRTAITAAFWIIRSGDVSDPLELCELLADDPEHLVQTNVGVALREIGRIDRDALERFLNARGDDLSSHARRTARTALA; this comes from the coding sequence ATGGGAGCGGAACGGGATACTTTGGTCGCAGCTTTGAAGGCTGCGTCGTCGGAAGTCGAAGCTGAGAAGATTCGCGCTCGAATGACCGATGCGGCTACCAAGGTCATCGGGGTGCGAATGGGGACGGTCTTCGATCTCGCGCGACAGTACATGAGCGTGCCGTTGACTGAGGTCGACGGGCTCCTCGCTTCGGGTGTCTATGAATTGAAGATGGTCGGGGTGAGCATTCTCGATTTCAAGGCCCGGGCAAAGGGTGCCGATCGCGCTGGGTTGTTCGACGCATGGATGCGCAATCTCGAGTACATCGACACGTGGGATTACATCGATCGTGCTGCACCTCGCGTGATCGGCTGGTATCTCTTGGATCGGCCGCGAGACGTGCTGTTTGCTCTCGCCCGTTCCGAGAATCGGTGGCATCGTAGGACCGCGATCACCGCGGCCTTCTGGATCATCCGTTCGGGCGATGTGTCGGACCCGCTGGAACTGTGCGAACTGCTCGCCGACGACCCGGAACACCTTGTTCAGACCAACGTCGGTGTCGCGCTCCGCGAGATAGGCCGGATCGACAGAGACGCGCTCGAGAGGTTCCTCAACGCGCGCGGCGATGATCTCAGCTCACACGCCCGCCGGACTGCGAGAACCGCGCTCGCTTAG
- a CDS encoding dihydrofolate reductase family protein: protein MAKIVVSSMVSLDGYTEGAGGDVSQMPMDRAFAQHNADRVRAAGRLLFGGTSYRGMMQYWPDQVDNPEAIPEDRYIASRYATDLSLTVVSDTLTEDEVTVWGDRTEIVRRTDAHDRLRQLRERETDDILVFGSRTLWTDLLAHGLVDELHLLLGPKVVVGDHRAFDGIPPLGFDLLGVRTWKDSSVVVVTYRPDNVAAPTDRGVDYN from the coding sequence ATGGCCAAGATCGTTGTGAGCAGCATGGTGAGTCTCGACGGGTACACCGAGGGAGCGGGCGGCGATGTGTCGCAGATGCCCATGGACCGGGCGTTCGCACAGCACAATGCCGATCGGGTGCGCGCCGCCGGCCGTCTCCTCTTCGGCGGAACGAGCTACCGCGGGATGATGCAGTACTGGCCCGATCAGGTCGACAATCCCGAGGCAATCCCCGAGGACCGATACATCGCATCCCGCTACGCGACCGATCTCTCCCTGACAGTCGTCTCCGACACCCTCACTGAGGACGAGGTGACGGTATGGGGTGACCGCACCGAGATCGTGCGCCGCACAGATGCACATGACCGCCTCAGGCAATTGCGCGAACGCGAGACCGACGACATCCTCGTCTTCGGCAGCCGGACGCTGTGGACCGACCTGCTTGCGCACGGGCTCGTCGACGAATTGCACCTCCTCCTTGGCCCGAAGGTGGTCGTCGGCGACCACCGCGCGTTCGACGGAATTCCGCCGCTCGGCTTTGATCTTCTTGGGGTGCGCACATGGAAGGACTCCAGCGTCGTGGTCGTAACGTACCGTCCCGACAATGTGGCCGCTCCGACCGATCGTGGCGTCGACTACAACTAA
- a CDS encoding dihydrofolate reductase family protein: MTATDRPRVVVQEWVSLDGYASGPRNEMDIMSVVTEDADRRSQAYNAVFLAAVSAVLLGRQTYSSFARYWPTAEEPIAARVNALPKIVASRSLQSAPWGDHRPVTVVTDVEDHVRRFRHEGNGTLVVWGSLALTHSLVKAGLVDELDLFIAPVWLGNGTCLLPDGSVHLKQISSEDWGELTHLRYLVVGGSLDERHADLAPPTPEVS; the protein is encoded by the coding sequence GTGACCGCAACGGATCGTCCACGCGTGGTGGTGCAGGAGTGGGTCTCGCTGGACGGATATGCGTCCGGACCGAGGAATGAAATGGACATCATGAGCGTCGTCACCGAAGACGCAGACCGGCGCAGCCAGGCATACAACGCGGTCTTCCTCGCGGCGGTGTCTGCGGTGCTGCTGGGCAGACAAACGTACAGCTCGTTCGCCCGGTACTGGCCCACCGCCGAGGAACCAATCGCCGCTCGGGTCAATGCGCTGCCGAAGATCGTCGCATCGCGCTCCTTGCAGTCCGCTCCGTGGGGTGACCACCGTCCCGTCACCGTCGTCACGGACGTCGAAGATCACGTCCGCCGATTCCGACACGAGGGCAATGGGACGCTGGTCGTGTGGGGGTCGCTCGCTCTGACCCACTCTCTGGTCAAAGCCGGACTCGTGGATGAGCTCGACCTTTTCATCGCACCCGTCTGGCTCGGAAACGGGACTTGCCTTCTCCCCGACGGCTCCGTGCACCTGAAACAGATCAGCAGCGAGGACTGGGGCGAGCTCACCCACCTCAGATACCTCGTGGTAGGCGGCTCACTGGATGAGCGACACGCAGATCTAGCGCCGCCGACACCGGAGGTGAGCTGA
- a CDS encoding dihydrofolate reductase family protein, producing MGRIIAALAISVDGYAEGSGGDLSVMPMDEAFNIHNAELIAAADRLIYGADTYRMMVAHWPNVLDDPNASDAERNIAQRCADGIPIIVISDSLTVDETGPWRQQTTIIRRSDAARELAEIRESDETAVIFGSQALIAALLETGLLDQLSLMIGPKLVAGDRPVFTNTPATELTLRDVTRYPDSDNIVLDYDVVARA from the coding sequence ATGGGACGAATCATTGCCGCCCTCGCAATCAGCGTGGACGGGTACGCGGAAGGATCCGGCGGCGATCTCAGCGTCATGCCGATGGATGAGGCCTTCAATATCCATAACGCCGAGCTCATCGCTGCCGCCGACCGACTCATCTACGGCGCCGACACGTATCGGATGATGGTCGCTCACTGGCCCAACGTCCTCGACGACCCGAACGCGTCCGACGCGGAACGCAACATCGCGCAACGATGCGCGGACGGCATTCCCATCATTGTCATCTCCGACTCGCTCACCGTTGATGAGACCGGCCCTTGGCGTCAGCAGACGACCATCATCCGTCGCAGCGACGCCGCAAGGGAACTGGCCGAGATCCGGGAGTCCGACGAGACGGCCGTGATCTTCGGCAGCCAGGCCCTCATCGCGGCTCTGCTCGAGACGGGGCTCCTCGATCAGCTTTCGCTCATGATCGGACCGAAACTCGTTGCCGGCGACCGTCCCGTCTTCACGAATACACCGGCCACCGAGCTCACACTCCGCGACGTCACCCGCTACCCCGACTCCGACAACATCGTCCTCGACTACGACGTTGTCGCCCGCGCCTGA
- a CDS encoding DUF1579 family protein, with the protein MTNEHEDLAAFLGDWSAQGTAYGADSEGAPWRSIHSARWHTGEHFVIQDERANGPFETMSFLGWDGDRDTYFAWSIENHGFAREYLLSVDGQTWTFTGDTERATITFSDDGNTQTHHWEYRPDGEWITLCDRVATRIDQQQ; encoded by the coding sequence ATGACGAACGAACATGAGGACCTTGCGGCGTTCCTGGGTGACTGGTCTGCTCAAGGCACCGCCTATGGCGCCGACAGCGAGGGGGCGCCGTGGCGCAGCATCCACTCGGCTCGGTGGCACACCGGCGAGCACTTCGTGATCCAGGATGAGCGGGCCAACGGCCCGTTCGAGACGATGAGCTTCCTCGGATGGGACGGCGATCGCGATACGTACTTCGCTTGGAGCATCGAGAATCACGGCTTCGCGCGGGAATACCTCCTCAGCGTGGACGGACAGACCTGGACGTTCACCGGCGACACGGAACGCGCCACCATCACCTTCTCCGACGACGGCAACACGCAAACCCACCACTGGGAGTACCGGCCCGACGGCGAGTGGATCACCCTCTGCGACCGTGTCGCCACCCGCATCGATCAGCAGCAGTAG
- a CDS encoding ATP-binding protein produces the protein MSQIKVTAGRTLLEGYVKSPPVGICELVWNAFDEDAKLVSVEVESGPVGGIELIRVRDDGNGMTRERAELAFSRVGDSWKMPVGTTSAGGRPVHGKFGRGRYSAFSLGAVVQWTSTSEAVEGGALATIQVRGSYSSLDQFEIDDVAVPETESGTRVEAVSITPEAANAFEEREQLRQRLLTEFALHLERHEDFSIEFLGSPIDPSTVVQSRTPISLTPLEGVEGEATLTVIEWKLSNVERRLYLCNTRGVVVDQVSPNIQAVGAEFTAYVEWDGFAQDEAFQLAGNDATPAGKVINAARTALKDHLAQASRRREAETVKRWKAEGVYPYKKEPANDVEKATRDTFNLVAMAASRTVDESKTISSKALALGLLKETFENDPEALLPILRKFSQLPAARIDELREILEHTTLTQLIAMGKEVGDRIEFVTGLNALLFDRATKKRLLERRQLHRILAHETWIFGEEWSLTGDDERLTEVLKKFLGKLGENVDLVGGKPVLREDGSDAIPDLVLGRRLETRANHFAHLVVELKRPRHKLTDEDVSQLRSYASAITNDERFDQPNTSWEFWLVGNETTNAVDEQREQDHLPFGVVQSSKKYRLIVRTWAEVLGDAEHRLKFVQNSLQFESTRDTGLASMRDKYADYLPKEAFEELESMNDFPSEPAILIEAEADEAGAA, from the coding sequence ATGTCCCAGATCAAGGTCACAGCCGGTCGCACGCTGCTTGAAGGGTACGTAAAGAGCCCTCCTGTGGGTATCTGTGAACTCGTCTGGAACGCGTTCGATGAAGACGCGAAGCTGGTGAGCGTCGAGGTCGAGTCCGGTCCGGTCGGAGGGATCGAACTGATCCGTGTCCGGGACGATGGCAACGGTATGACGCGTGAGCGCGCGGAGCTGGCCTTCTCACGGGTTGGTGATAGCTGGAAGATGCCGGTAGGGACCACGAGCGCCGGCGGCCGTCCCGTTCACGGCAAGTTCGGGAGAGGGCGCTACTCCGCATTTTCGCTCGGGGCTGTCGTGCAGTGGACGTCCACGAGCGAAGCAGTGGAAGGCGGCGCGCTCGCGACGATTCAGGTGCGCGGCAGCTACTCGAGTCTGGACCAGTTCGAGATCGACGACGTTGCTGTTCCGGAGACGGAGTCCGGCACCCGAGTCGAGGCCGTCTCGATAACGCCCGAAGCTGCAAATGCCTTTGAAGAGCGGGAGCAGTTGCGACAACGACTTCTAACGGAATTCGCCTTGCATCTTGAGCGCCATGAGGACTTTTCGATCGAGTTCTTGGGCTCGCCGATCGATCCATCCACGGTGGTTCAATCCCGTACGCCGATTTCACTGACGCCCCTCGAGGGCGTCGAGGGCGAGGCCACGCTGACGGTGATCGAGTGGAAGCTCAGCAACGTTGAGCGCCGGCTATACCTATGCAATACGCGAGGCGTCGTCGTCGATCAGGTTTCCCCTAACATTCAGGCGGTCGGTGCGGAGTTCACGGCGTATGTCGAATGGGACGGATTTGCGCAAGACGAAGCATTCCAGCTGGCGGGGAACGATGCGACTCCTGCAGGGAAGGTCATCAATGCTGCCCGCACTGCGCTGAAAGATCACCTCGCGCAAGCCTCGCGGCGCCGCGAGGCTGAGACCGTCAAGCGTTGGAAGGCTGAAGGCGTCTACCCCTACAAGAAGGAGCCGGCCAACGATGTAGAGAAAGCCACTCGAGACACGTTCAATCTCGTCGCCATGGCCGCCTCACGAACGGTGGACGAGTCGAAGACAATCTCATCGAAAGCGTTGGCGCTGGGATTGCTCAAAGAGACTTTCGAGAACGACCCTGAGGCTTTGCTGCCGATCCTTCGGAAGTTTTCGCAGCTCCCAGCTGCTCGCATCGACGAGCTGCGTGAGATCCTCGAACACACGACACTTACTCAGTTGATCGCGATGGGTAAGGAGGTCGGCGATCGGATCGAGTTCGTTACTGGATTGAATGCTCTCCTGTTCGACCGTGCGACCAAGAAGCGTCTCCTCGAGCGTCGACAGCTACACCGGATTCTGGCTCACGAAACCTGGATTTTCGGCGAAGAGTGGTCCTTGACAGGGGATGATGAACGCCTGACTGAAGTGCTGAAAAAGTTCCTAGGCAAGCTCGGCGAGAATGTCGATCTGGTCGGCGGCAAGCCCGTCCTGCGGGAGGACGGCTCCGACGCTATCCCTGACTTGGTTCTAGGTCGGCGGCTCGAAACGCGCGCTAATCACTTCGCTCACCTCGTTGTAGAACTCAAACGGCCGCGTCACAAGCTCACCGATGAGGATGTCTCGCAACTGCGCAGCTACGCCAGTGCCATCACAAATGATGAGAGGTTCGACCAGCCGAACACATCGTGGGAGTTCTGGCTCGTCGGGAACGAGACGACGAACGCCGTCGATGAGCAACGTGAGCAAGATCATTTGCCATTCGGAGTCGTCCAGAGCAGCAAGAAGTATCGACTCATCGTCCGCACCTGGGCCGAAGTGCTAGGTGATGCCGAGCACCGGCTGAAATTCGTGCAGAACTCGCTTCAGTTCGAGTCAACTCGGGACACCGGGCTCGCATCGATGCGCGACAAGTATGCGGATTATCTTCCAAAGGAAGCGTTCGAGGAGCTCGAGAGTATGAACGACTTCCCGTCTGAGCCGGCCATCTTGATCGAAGCTGAAGCGGACGAGGCTGGGGCCGCGTAA
- a CDS encoding MarR family winged helix-turn-helix transcriptional regulator, translating into MSQGGIDLQTSLGYLLKEAATALRTAMGEVLRPLGMTVTHYSCLELLAQRPGLSNSELARGAFVTRQSMNVLLQTLEQKGDVTRPAQAPIGRALPTRLTTQGRQNLERASAAVRAVEVRMLSGMTADDQSAAFTSLRSMIDSLRND; encoded by the coding sequence ATGAGTCAAGGCGGGATCGATCTACAAACGTCGCTGGGCTACCTCCTCAAAGAGGCGGCCACCGCGCTACGGACCGCGATGGGGGAGGTGCTGCGGCCGCTCGGCATGACGGTGACGCACTACTCCTGCCTTGAGTTGTTGGCCCAGCGCCCGGGGCTGTCAAACTCCGAGCTCGCGCGAGGCGCATTCGTGACGAGGCAGTCGATGAATGTGCTGCTCCAGACCTTGGAGCAGAAGGGCGACGTGACCCGACCCGCGCAAGCCCCGATCGGTCGAGCTCTTCCCACCCGACTCACAACACAGGGCCGGCAAAACCTTGAGCGGGCGTCCGCAGCGGTCCGCGCCGTCGAAGTTCGCATGCTGTCCGGAATGACAGCAGATGATCAATCGGCGGCGTTCACGTCGCTGCGGAGCATGATCGATTCTCTACGCAACGACTGA
- a CDS encoding aminoglycoside adenylyltransferase domain-containing protein: protein MENLSADVTRPAEAVRTALRENLVGLYLYGSAVAGGLRPDSDVDLLAVTSGRLQHGERARLIAVLLHVSGRRAYDGPARPVELTVMLAEDLDPWRPVVQLQYGEWLREDAIADRLPGPHVDPDATLLLAMARDTGMSLFGPSAQELLPDIPHGAVRSAIVQSLPSLMEDLDGDERNVVLTLARMQATLDTGRFLPKDAAAEELALTAPRDQADMLRTAAAAYRGEMVDDWGQLAPAMKDFVARVSASINAAS, encoded by the coding sequence GTGGAGAATCTGAGTGCGGACGTGACTCGGCCGGCGGAGGCCGTGCGGACTGCGTTGCGCGAGAATCTGGTGGGTCTTTATCTGTATGGGTCTGCCGTCGCCGGTGGTCTCCGACCAGACAGCGACGTCGACCTCCTCGCGGTGACGAGTGGCCGGCTGCAACACGGTGAGCGTGCTCGGCTCATCGCGGTTCTGCTACATGTGTCCGGTCGGCGTGCGTACGACGGTCCCGCCCGTCCCGTCGAGCTGACGGTGATGCTGGCTGAGGATCTTGATCCGTGGCGGCCGGTCGTTCAGTTGCAGTACGGCGAGTGGCTTCGTGAGGACGCGATCGCTGACCGTCTGCCTGGACCGCACGTTGATCCGGATGCGACGCTGCTGCTCGCGATGGCACGCGACACGGGCATGTCGTTGTTCGGGCCCAGTGCTCAGGAGCTTCTGCCGGATATCCCCCACGGGGCGGTGCGCTCAGCAATCGTTCAGTCGCTGCCATCTCTGATGGAGGACCTTGATGGCGACGAACGCAACGTGGTGCTGACGCTCGCCCGCATGCAGGCAACGCTGGACACTGGGCGATTCCTGCCGAAAGACGCCGCCGCCGAGGAGCTCGCCCTCACCGCGCCGAGGGATCAGGCGGACATGCTCAGAACCGCCGCCGCGGCCTACCGCGGCGAAATGGTCGATGACTGGGGTCAGCTGGCACCGGCGATGAAAGACTTCGTAGCTCGCGTGTCCGCCTCGATCAACGCAGCGAGCTGA
- a CDS encoding nuclear transport factor 2 family protein: MWDREAAAAAANKWVVRYIHAWETNDPDDIRSLFTEDAEYRDGPSTQPWVGHDAIVAGWLAQKDDPGKWSFEYELTAVDGNVAIVRGWTSYPTSTEKSRHYDNLMVIRLADAGHARSFTDWFVKPEDTQTNG, translated from the coding sequence ATGTGGGATCGCGAGGCGGCAGCGGCCGCCGCCAACAAGTGGGTTGTTCGCTACATTCACGCATGGGAGACAAACGACCCGGACGACATCCGATCCCTGTTCACGGAGGACGCGGAGTACCGCGATGGCCCCTCGACGCAGCCATGGGTCGGTCACGACGCTATCGTCGCTGGTTGGCTCGCCCAGAAGGATGATCCCGGCAAGTGGTCTTTCGAGTACGAGCTCACCGCGGTTGACGGCAACGTAGCCATCGTCCGCGGCTGGACCAGCTACCCGACGTCGACCGAGAAGAGTCGCCACTATGACAACCTCATGGTCATCCGGCTGGCCGATGCGGGTCACGCCCGATCGTTCACCGACTGGTTTGTGAAACCCGAAGACACCCAGACCAACGGCTGA
- a CDS encoding putative quinol monooxygenase, protein MGGFTFKNGQVEELKRLSERCMQIVREKGTGTLQYDIFLSDDQSEAVVIERYRDSQAQTEHLEHIGPDLLSAVIASTATVDGWTLGNPTEEVRQQLAGTEVLVLPTFLSLNGNA, encoded by the coding sequence GTGGGCGGGTTCACCTTCAAGAATGGTCAGGTCGAAGAGTTAAAGCGCCTCTCCGAACGCTGCATGCAGATCGTTCGGGAGAAGGGCACGGGAACATTGCAGTACGACATCTTCCTAAGCGACGACCAGTCCGAAGCCGTCGTCATTGAGCGCTACCGCGACTCGCAGGCTCAGACCGAACACCTGGAACACATTGGCCCCGACCTGCTAAGCGCCGTCATCGCGAGCACCGCCACCGTAGACGGCTGGACCCTGGGTAACCCCACCGAGGAGGTACGACAGCAGCTCGCCGGAACAGAAGTGCTAGTGCTGCCAACCTTCCTGTCGCTGAACGGAAACGCATAG
- a CDS encoding GyrI-like domain-containing protein: MDYRIVEKGAFTLVGLRTRIPLIYEGVNPTAAAFVEQIGEEQWTQIADLSDQEPHGVLSVHDAISPSRDEGTELDYYVAAATTEAVPADFEALEVRESTWLVLESSGEFPAALQELWPKAFREWFPANPYQSIPGPEMVLTEYTDDEQTSGRYELWIPVEKRENA, from the coding sequence ATGGATTACCGGATTGTCGAGAAGGGGGCGTTCACGCTCGTGGGTCTGAGGACCCGAATCCCGCTCATCTACGAGGGCGTGAACCCCACCGCTGCGGCGTTTGTGGAACAGATCGGCGAAGAGCAGTGGACACAGATAGCCGACCTCTCCGACCAGGAGCCCCATGGGGTCCTCAGTGTGCACGACGCTATCTCGCCGTCGCGGGATGAGGGGACTGAACTCGATTACTACGTCGCCGCTGCGACGACCGAGGCTGTCCCGGCTGATTTCGAAGCTCTCGAGGTGCGGGAGTCAACCTGGCTCGTGTTGGAATCGAGCGGAGAGTTTCCGGCGGCGCTACAGGAGCTGTGGCCGAAAGCGTTCCGGGAGTGGTTCCCGGCAAATCCGTACCAGAGCATCCCCGGGCCCGAGATGGTTCTCACGGAGTACACCGATGACGAGCAGACTTCTGGCCGGTACGAGCTGTGGATCCCCGTCGAGAAGCGGGAGAACGCCTAG
- a CDS encoding nucleoside kinase yields the protein MSRVTGLAVHAHHLWRADQVRALADDSRAPVTFFCGGSRNVDEFIDVFDAVFVLDVDLPTLRRRLDSRPADECGGAGRVEERELIERLHLSGNDVPSEGVHIDATAPLREVVDEILHLCGLGFEASRD from the coding sequence GTGAGCAGGGTGACGGGGCTCGCGGTTCACGCTCATCATCTCTGGCGGGCAGATCAGGTCCGTGCGCTGGCCGATGACAGTCGGGCGCCAGTGACCTTCTTCTGCGGCGGCTCGCGGAACGTGGACGAATTCATCGACGTCTTCGATGCTGTGTTCGTGCTGGACGTGGACCTCCCGACGCTGCGTCGCCGGCTGGATTCCCGTCCCGCAGATGAGTGTGGTGGCGCGGGTCGGGTCGAGGAGCGCGAGCTGATCGAACGACTTCATCTTTCAGGGAACGACGTCCCCTCTGAAGGCGTGCACATCGATGCGACCGCGCCACTTCGCGAGGTCGTCGATGAGATTCTGCACCTGTGCGGCCTTGGCTTTGAAGCATCCCGCGACTGA
- a CDS encoding VOC family protein produces MPAIGPDFISLQVRDLAASEVFYETYLGLVRSPAGPPHAVVFDTKPITFALRDIIPGTDLAAAAQPGIGIALWLQASEVQNIHNALLADGHTITTAPFDGPFGRTFTFADPDGYQITLHDKS; encoded by the coding sequence ATGCCTGCCATCGGCCCCGATTTCATCTCCCTTCAAGTGCGCGACCTGGCTGCCTCGGAAGTTTTCTACGAGACGTACCTAGGTCTGGTCCGCTCGCCGGCCGGCCCGCCGCATGCAGTCGTCTTCGACACCAAGCCGATCACGTTCGCGCTCCGCGACATCATCCCCGGAACCGACCTGGCTGCCGCCGCTCAGCCAGGGATCGGTATCGCTCTCTGGTTGCAAGCGAGCGAGGTCCAGAACATCCACAACGCACTCCTGGCCGATGGCCACACCATCACTACCGCGCCATTTGACGGTCCGTTCGGTCGCACATTCACTTTTGCTGACCCCGACGGTTATCAGATCACACTCCACGACAAGAGCTGA
- a CDS encoding helix-turn-helix domain-containing protein codes for MAGAAGRPRTSDAAIIEGARRALIENPRASMAEIARSAGVGMSAIYLRFPNRVAILRHFADEANAVYDDVLDAVEQQMTGNADPRVVLHHFVAAIVDSGVHRLVIAIAGTFIRTDEDIAESTRLRDRGRLFIRHLHLRRALRPGVTWEDLGKLIEALSSIRGADDQRTAAFHRRAIDVVVTGLTAGDQPLVGDPADATDFRENRPPESPTHENNDTRLRLLPTPPHTDSPDDPSPS; via the coding sequence ATGGCGGGTGCGGCGGGTCGACCTCGAACTTCGGATGCGGCGATCATCGAGGGAGCTCGTCGCGCGCTGATCGAGAACCCGCGGGCGTCGATGGCGGAGATCGCGCGGAGCGCGGGTGTGGGAATGTCGGCGATCTACCTTCGTTTCCCGAACCGCGTCGCCATCCTCCGACACTTCGCCGACGAAGCGAACGCCGTCTACGACGATGTACTCGACGCCGTCGAACAACAAATGACCGGCAACGCCGACCCCCGGGTCGTTCTTCACCACTTCGTGGCCGCGATCGTCGATAGCGGTGTGCACCGCCTCGTCATCGCCATCGCCGGCACATTCATCCGGACGGATGAGGACATCGCGGAATCGACCCGCCTACGCGACCGCGGACGCCTGTTCATCCGCCACCTGCACCTTCGGCGCGCATTGCGCCCCGGTGTGACCTGGGAAGACCTCGGCAAGCTCATCGAGGCACTCAGCAGCATCCGCGGGGCCGATGACCAGCGGACCGCCGCCTTTCACAGGAGAGCCATCGACGTCGTCGTCACGGGCCTCACCGCCGGCGACCAACCACTCGTCGGCGATCCCGCTGATGCCACCGATTTCCGCGAGAACAGGCCACCGGAATCGCCAACCCACGAGAACAATGACACCCGGCTACGGCTCCTTCCGACCCCACCCCACACCGACTCGCCGGACGACCCAAGCCCATCCTGA